The DNA region GACGCCTCGTCTCTCTCTCGCCTCGATCTGCCTCCCCTCGTCGCGCAGACTCTCCTCCGACGCGGGATCAACCGTCCCGAAGATGCGGAAGCGTTTTTGCATCCGGAGAGATTCACATCCACGCAGTTTCCTGGAATTGAATCGGCGGTTGAACTTATCAAACTGGCTATACGCAGCGGAGACAAAATCTGCGTGTGGGGCGATTTCGACGTGGACGGTCAAACCTCCACCGCCCTGCTGGTGCAGACACTGCAAGCCTTGAACGCGAATGTCGTTTACTACGTCCCTGTGCGCGGACGCGAAAGCCACGGCGTTCACATCGACAGTTTGAAACCGATCATCGAGAACGGTGCAAAACTTTTGCTGACCTGCGACACAGGCATCACTGCGCACGACGCGATCGATTACGCCAACTCGCGCGGACTTGATGTCATCGTCACCGACCATCACGACCTCGGCGAAACCCTGCCCAACGCCAAAGCCATCGTCAACCCAAAGTTACTGCCCGAAGATCATCCGCTGCGAAATTTGGCGGGTGTGGGCGTGGCGTACAAACTCGCCGAAGCGCTCTTAATCGAGAATCAAAAATCTGAAATCGTAGATCTTCTCGACCTTGTCGCACTAGGCTTGATCGCCGACGTTGCCCTGCTCCAAAACGAAACCCGCTCGCTGGCAAAACAAGGCATCGAGCAATTGCGCAACACAAACCGCATCGGTCTGCGTGTAATGGCAGAGCTGGCGGGCGCAAGTTTTGATTCGCTCACCGAAGAGACCATCGGATTCACCTTCGCACCGCGACTCAATGCGCTCGGTCGCCTCGGCGACGCCAACCCTGCAGTTGAACTTTTGCTCACACAAGATTCCGCCCGCGCGCGCCTGCTTGCAACCCAGATCGAAGGCTTGAACGCCCAGAGGCGCATGCTCACCAAACAAGTCACCGACGCGGCGGAAGCGCAACTGCGCGAAAATCCCGACCTGCTCAACCAGCCCGCCATCGTGCTCTCGCATCCCAACTGGCCCGGCGGCGTGGTCGGCATCGTCGCCAACCGCCTCGTCGAACGCCATCACAAACCCGCCATCCTCTTCAACGAATCCGACGACGGCATTCTGCGCGGCTCGGCGCGCTCCATCGAAGGCTTGCACATCACCGAAGCCATTGCCACCCAAAAAGATGTATTGCTCGGCTTCGGCGGGCATCCGATGGCAGCGGGTATGTCGCTCAAAAAGGATGACCTGCCCGCCTTCCGCCGCGGACTCGGCAAAGCGATCGAACGCCAACTGGGGGATATCGCCTTTGAGGAACCGACGCTTCAACTCGACGCCTGGCTTGCCCTCTCCGACCTTAACCTTGACCTCGCCGATAGCTTGGAACTGCTCGCCCCCTTCGGCGCAGGCAACCCTGAGTTGACTCTCGCCACTCGCAATGTGACGTTGAAATCGGTCAGGGAAATCGGTAAGACGAAAGAACATCTTCGCTTGAACATCGAAGACGAAAACGGGGAAATGCAAAGTCTCCTGTGGTGGAGCGGAGCGGGCGAAGAACTTCCGCCCACCGACGCCAAATTCGACGTCGCCTACACCTTGCGCGCCACCTCCTACCGCGGGCAAAGACAAGTCAACCTGCAATTCAAGGAATTCCGCATCATCGAAGAAAGACCCATTGAAGTAAAAGAAACGGGATTGGAGATTCAAGATTTGAGGCTTAACGTTTCAACGTTTGAACGCTTGAACGTCCAAACGTTGGTCTGGGCAGAAGGCGCGGACAAAACCAAAGGAAAGTCTCGCTTCGCATTGACCCGGGCGGATGAATTCGCCATCTATACCACGCCGCCCTCTCCCGTCGAGTTGCGCAATGCGCTGGAGATCGTCAAGCCGAAAATTGTGCACGTCTTCGCCGTCCCGCCTGCCGAAGAAAAGCCCGACGACTTCCTGAAACGGCTGGCAGGTTTGTGCAAATTTGCATTGAACAACAAAGAAGGAAAAACCACACTACACGAGTTAGCGGCGGCGATGGCAGCGCGCGAGATCGCCGTGGAACTCGGCTTGCAATGGCTCGCCGCGGGCGGACAATTGACCGTGAGCATCGAGGATGGCAGCGTGCTATTATCAAAAGAGACGCAGGAGAAAAATCCCTACCTGCAAGCGGAACTGTTCACCGCCCTGCGCGGCGTGCTGAACGAAACCTCCGCTTACAGAAAATATTTTTCAACCGTCACTGACCTCAAAACCCTGTTTAAATCATGAGCTATAAAATCCCAGAAGATTTTCTGGACCTTGTGCAAACTCCCCGTGTCGCGGCGCTTACCACCCTCATGCCAGACGGCTCTCCCCAGACCACACCGGTCTGGTGCGATCACGACGGGGAGTTCATCCGCATCAACACCATGCGCGGATTCCGCAAAGAGAAGAACATGCGCGCCAACCCCAAAGTGACCTTGCTTTGCTACGACCCGCGCGAACCGCTGCGCTCGCTCGAGGTCCGCGGCGAAGTGGTGGAAATGACCGAACAGGGCGCCATGGAGCATCTCGATCACCTCACCCTGCTCTACACCGGCAGATCGCCCTACTTTGGCGAATGCGTCCCTGCCGAACTCAGGGAAAAGGAGACGCCGGTATTGTGCAGGATCCGTCCGCTGCATGTCGTCGCCCTGGATGCGCGAAAGAAGAAGGCAATTCCATGACGAGACCCATTCCCGCCTCCCATCTGGACCTGCTGACTCGTCCCATCCATGGAGTGTTGACCACGCTGATGCCCGACGGACAGCCGCAATCCAGCCTTGTGTGGTGTGACTTTGACGGAGAATGCGCCCGGGTCAACACCTCGCTCGAACGCCAAAAGGGGCAGAATATGAACCACAATCCCAAAGTCTCCCTGCTGATCGTGGACCCGGAGAATACAAGCCGCTTCATCCAAATTCGCGGAGATGCGGAACTTATTCAGGAAGGCGCATTATCTCATTTGGATGAGATCACCCGCCAATACACGAAGCATCCGCAATATTACGGTTATGTCTTTCCGCTTGAAAAACAAGCACAGGAAACGCGCGTCATCTGCCGCATCCACGCAACAAGGGTCACGCTGGACGCGATACACAATTGAGAAACGTCCGATTCGCCTCTACTTCTCATAGTCAATAAAATCATCCACGCCGAACAGGTCTTCATAGCGGGTTAACAAGACCTTCGTCTTTTGCATAAACTCCCCATCCGGATCTTCCTTTTTTGATTCCAATTCTTCCTTGTGGGCGATCAATCGTTCGCGGAAGCTGGTCGTTTTTGGATCAGGCAAAAGCGCTTCGATCTCGCGGATCAGCCCCAGCGTTTCCCGAATAATGGACAGCGCATCAGACAGGGAAATATCATCATCTTCCAATCTGCGGAACACGCTGCATTTATATTTGGCGCAGCTGCGCGGATAGGCATGGAATGTGTACACCGTGCAAGTCCCGTCCCATAGCGGACAGGGCTGTGTGAATCCGCGCTGGCGCGGGTCGTTTCGGATCACCTTAACGCCAAGTTTTTCAACATCGTCGAGTTCCGGGGCGTTAAGCCGCACCCACGAGAAGAGGTGACCCGAGCAGCATAGTCCACAGGCTTTGCAGAGGGCGTTGGCTGGGGATTCGGTCATGGCAGGAATGATAACAAATGATTCAGGAAACAGTATCAGGTGTCCCTTAAGGATGAAGCGAAAAAAGTAGGTCACGCTTGAAGCGTGACCTACAATCCATTAATTCAACGGCAATTCCAATTCCATCAACTTTTCCTGGGTGGGATACCCCTTCTCGTCCCAGCCGCGTTCCTTGTAAAAATCGGGCAGCATCTTGTCGAGTTCCACCACCTTGCCCTTGGCGGGACCATCTGGCAGCGGCTCGTGCAGCATGCGGGTTGGGAGCGTATCCCATTCGGGACCCGAACCCGCTTTGATGAGGAACATGCGCTCGAGCGTGTAAACGCGGTCGGCGGCTTTCATCACTTCTTCAGGAGTGTAGCCCGCGCCCGTGGTGAGGTTCATCATTTCGGAGAGGACACGCGGCAGGATCAAACGCTCTTTTTCAAACACATAGCGGATGGCGACAAACACGCACAGACCCGAAGCATCAATGAGCGCAAATGAGTCTTGGAAGTGTTTGACGAGTTCTGCTTTGCCATCGGTGCTGAGCGGGTTTTCCTTCACAGGCACGCCGAAGACTTCTTCGTAAGCGACGTCACCTTCCATGTGCGATGCGCCCTTGTTGGAGGTAGCGTACAGCAAGCCCATGCCCTGCGAGCCGCGCGGATCGTAGCCGGGGAATTCCTGTTTGCGGGTGGTGACGGCGAGTTCGGGGTGACCGTATTTTTCCGCAAGGCGGTAACTGCCCATGGCAAGGTCCTGACCAAAGCCTTCGTTGTACGCCATCTTCTTTATCATCGCGATCATCGCATCGTGGTCGCCGAATTTGAGCGGCATACCGATCTGCTCTTCAGTCAGATAACCTTTTTCGTACATCTCCATCGCGACAGCAATCGTCATGCCTGTGGTGATGGTGTCCATGCCATATTCGTTGCACAGATAATTTGCCTTCACCAACGCAGCGAGGTTGCTCACGCCACAGCCCGTTCCCAAAGATGAAATCGTTTCATATTCAGGACCTTCGCCCTTGCCTTTGTACGGACCATCGGGCACTTCGGTCAAACGTCCGCACGAGAGCGGACAGCGATAACAAGGCGTGTGACGAATCAGATAATTATCTTTGAGCGCGTCACCGTCAATATTGTGGACATGCTCGAATGTCCCTTGCAGGAAATTGCGCGTCGGCAAAATGCCGAGCGTGTTGGTCACCTGCGGCACATACGACGTGCCATAGATGCGCATGTTCGAGCCTTTCTTCACATCCGCGCCGACCTCTTTCGAAGTACCCACACTGATCGCGCGCATCGCTTCGGGGTTGTGCAGCGCGGGGTTTTTATTTCCCATCGCCACCACGGCTTTGAGATTTTTACTGCCCATCACTGCGCCCACGCCAGAGCGAGCCGCCGCGCGATGTTTATCGTTCATGATGGCTGCCATGAGTGCGAGATTTTCACCCGCAGGTCCGATACAAGCAACTCGCGCCTCTGCGGATGTCTCCGCCTTGAGGATGTCCGTCGTCTCGTGCGTATCCTTGCCCCACACATGCGCCGCGGACCTGATTTCAATCTGGTCTTCGTTTACCAAAACGTACACTGGCTCGGAGGCTTTGCCTTCAAAGATGAACAGATCGAAGCCTGTACGCTTCATCCATGTGGGGAATTCGCCGCCCGAGTTGGAGTGCGCCAGCGCGCCTGTCAACGGGGATTTGGTGACGACCATATAGCGGTTACCTGTCGGCGCGGGCGTAGCGGTCAGAGGACCCGTGGCAAAGATGAGCATATTTTCGGGCGAGAGCGGGTCAGCAGCGGGATCCATTTCTTTGTACATATAATGGATCGCCCATCCGCGCCCGCCGAGATAATCGCGCGCGATCTTGGGGTCAACATCTTCGGTGGTGACTTTTCGGGTGGTGAGGTTTACGCGTAGGATCTTGAGGTGCCAGCCGTACATGTGTGCTCCTTGGGTGGAAGGTTTGAAAGTTGCAGGTTTGAAGGTCAAAAGTCAAAAGTCGAAGGTCAAAGGTATTCCTTTGTGCGCTTTGTGCCCTTCGTGTTTAATTCTTTTTATCCGCCAGCGATGGCAGAAAATGCTGTGACCATATCCCCTTCTTTGAGGGGTGTGTCCATGTCCACGGTGAGACCGTTAAGGACGATCACACTTTCATCATTGAGGGGAATATCAAAGCGGGAGATGGCGTCGTAGACCGTCGTGCCGTTGGGTACATCCAATTCCACAACGCCGTGTTTGTGGTCGGATGGAAGGGCATCGCGATAATTGGCAATTAATTTGACACGGATCATCATTTGTGAATTTTACCGCTAATTTTCAAGAACAATGTATGTATTGAAGAATTATTTCAGCCGCGTTTAATCCTCAAATTTCCATGATTATGCGGCACTCTGTAGCATGAAAGGCGATAAAATTATGAGCATGAAACGACAAGTCCCCTATCATGGCTGGTGTTTTGTGTGCGGAGACGAAAATCCGCACAGCATTGGTATCACATGGTTCATAGAGAACGGCGTGATGACCTCCGAATTCACACTGACAGAAGCTCAGCAGGGACCGCCCGGTCATGCACACGGCGGCGCATCTGCGGCTATTTTGGATGAAGCGATGGGTCTGGTCGTCTGGGCGGCGGGGCACAAAGTGGCGGCTGTCAACTTGGAGATCAATTATCATAAACCGCTTCCGTTGAACCAGCCATTGACTCTCGAGGCACGTATCTCCCAAATGGACGAGCGGAAAATTTTCAGCACAGGGGAAATCCGACTGGCAGATTCAACTGTCGCCGTGAGTGGACGCGGGATCTACGTCGCGGCGCCGAAACTGTTCGAGAGTGTCCGCTTGGACAGGGAAAAGAAGGGATGAGACGAGCGTATCTCATCCTGTTGGCTTTTGTGTTGAATGCGTGTCTTGCCGCGCCGACAGCGGAACCCACAGCGACGGTAATCCTTCCCCGCCAGCTCACAGCGGACGAAAATCCATACGCGCCGCAGGTGGAGGATGCCAGCCTGCAACAGGCGGGCGTGACGCTTACGTCGGTCAATCTTTCGGAGCGATATGATCTCGCGCCGCGCCGTGTGGCGATCTATTTTCTGGGTTATATGCCGAGCGTGTGCAATGAACTGCGCATCCATGTGGCGCCGCCCGACAACGAAGCCAGGATTTTTATCGAAGTGTACAGTCTGATGGACCCCGGCGTGACCTGCGACAGGGTCTTCCAACAGTTCGAGGTCACCATTTTGCTTGGAACCTACACCAATGGCAGGTATACGGTCTGGGTGAACAACGAACCGGTTGGGGATTTTGTAGTGTATTAAGGAACTTATTGATGGTAAGCCGCGTCAACTATAAAAGGAGAGATGCATGAAACCACTTACTTTCATATTGCTCGCCTTGCTGCTGATCCTGTCCGCGTGCGCGGGCGGCATGGAGGAACCCGTCAACAATGACGAGCCGGTCAGCAGTGAGCCCCCATCCGTTCCGCCAACTGAAACATCCGCACCCATTTTGTCGCTGGATTCGTTCGAGCGCGGCGTGGTCTATCTCGACTCAGTCGAATTGCTGACCATGGAAAGTCATCCATTACAGTTCTCGCTTGAGCTCGCAGGCAATTTACCCACTCCCTGCCATCAACTGCGCGTGGATGTCAGCCCGCCGGATACAGAAAATAAAGTGATCGTGGATGTTTATTCAGTCGTCGATCCCGGCGTCATGTGCACACAGGTTCTGAAGCCGTTCGAATTGAATCATCCGCTGGGAAGTTTCCCCGAAGGGAAATATACCCTGTGGGTCAACGGCGAAATGATCACGGAGTTTGATGCGTAAATTCATTCCGATAAAAAAACGAGCCGGAGTGTCCGGCTCGTTTTGTCTTAATGGTTGAGTATCTGCGAGAGAAAGAGTTTTGTGCGGTCTTCCTTGGGAGATTTGAAGATATCCTCCGGTGTGCCGCTCTCCACGATCTGACCCTGATCGAAGAAGAACATGCGGTCGGCGACGGCGCGGGCAAAGCCCATTTCATGAGTCACCACCAGCATGGTCATGCCGGATTTCGCCAGTTCCACCATCACATCCAGCACTTCCTTGATCATCTCCGGGTCAAGCGCGGAGGTCGGCTCGTCGAAGAGCATGATCTTCGGCTGCATGGCAAGCGCGCGCGCAATTGCAACACGCTGCTGCTGTCCGCCCGACAATTGACCGGGGTATTTATGCGCCTGCTCCGGGATGCCGACCCGCTCCAGTAATTGCATGGCGATCTCCTCCGCCTTTTCTTTTGTCCACTTGCGGACCTGGATCGGCGAAAGGACGATATTCTGCATGACCGTCAAGTGCGGGAACAGATTGAACTGCTGGAACACCATGCCGGTCTCCATACGGATCTGTTCAATATTGCGGACATCATGACTGAGTTCGATGCCATCTACAACGATATGTCCGCGCTGATGTTCTTCAAGGCGATTGATGGTGCGGATGAAGGTTGACTTCCCCGAACCGGACGGACCGAAGATGACGATCACCTCGCGCCGTTCCACTTCCATGTTCACACCTTTCAGGGCGTGGAAATTCCCGTACCATTTGTGTACATCACGAGCTGAAATGATGATATCGCGATTCTGTGACATGCTAAATATCTCCTCCGGAACTATCGTTTCCCAACGCCGAGTCTCTCTTCAAGTTTCTGGCTGAGATAGGACATCCCGTAACTCAACACCCAATAGATCAGAGAGATGAAAACATAAACTTCGCGCTGCAGCCCCAAAAAGTCGGGCTGTGCCAGCACGGTCTTTGCAATACCCACCAGATCAAGCAGACCGACGATCGCCACCAACGCCGTATCCTTGAACACCGCGATAAATTGCCCAACCAGGATCGGGATGACGAGGCGCAGCGCCTGCGGCAGAATGATGAAGAACATGGTCTGCGGCCCGCTCAAACCCAGTGCATGAGCCGCTTCAAACTGACCCTTGGGGATGGCTTGCAAACCTCCGCGCACGTTCTCCGCGAGATAGGCGGCGCTGAACAGCACCATGGCGACCATCGCACGCACAACACGGTCCACCGTCCAGTTGGCTGGCAAAAAGAGCGGAAGCATCAACTGCGCCATGAACAGGATCGTGATCAACGGCACACCGCGCACCAACTCAATATAGATCACGCTCGCGATCCGGACGACCGGCAATTCCGACCGACGCCCCAGTGCCAAGAGAACACCAAGCGGGAAGGAAAAAATGATCGCAACCACAGTCAGCAGGAACGTAAGCAGCAACCCACCCCACAGATTGGTCCCAACAATGGGCATCACCCCATCTGCAGATGTAAAGCCTCGCGTCAGCAGGATGAAGATCGGCAGGGACAGAATCCACCCGAACACAACGATCCTGCCAAGCGCATCAGGCTTGCTTCGGGCTGCCACCCAACCGATAACCCCGACCACGCTGAGAATGACCAGCCACTTGCGCGGCTCATCCCCGAAGGGAAGGAGCGCCATTAAAGCAGGAGTCGCAAGCAAAAGAATGGTTGCAGCATATGATCTTCGCGCCCAAATGGCAAGCGAGTTCCCCGTCAGGAACATCAGGAAGCCAAGCGCAACCCATAACCGCCATACTTCCGCAAGCGGATACTGCCCGACCATGATCAGGCGCATATTTGCCCTGACCACTTCCCATTCCGCGACGGTGAACACCCAGCGAAGCAAGCCTGTCACCGCCCAATAGATGATCAATGCGCCGAGGATGGTCAGGATTGTGTCCAGCCAGGAACCAAAGAGATTTTTCCGCAGCCAGCGCAGGATGCCGGAGCGTTCTGTGAGCGGAGGAAGAACTGTATTTTCCTGGGTCATGTTAGCGCTCCACCAGCTTGATTCTTTGGTTGTACCAGTTCATGAACGCCGATGTGATCAGACTGAACATGAGATAAGTAAACATGACCATCGAGATCATTTCCACCGCCCGCCCGGTCTGGTTCTGGATCGTGTTCGAGATGTAAAAAAGGTCAGGATAACCGACCGCGATGGCAAGCGATGAGTTCTTAATAAGGTTGAGGTACTGGCTGGTCAACGGCGGGATGATCACACGCATCGCCTGTGGGAAGACGATCAAACGCAGGGTTTGGAAGGCATTCAACCCAAGCGCGCGGGAGGCTTCGACCTGTCCCTTTGATACGGCAAGAATGCCGGAACGTACCACCTCGCCAATGAACGCGGATGTGTACAGCACGAGTCCGGAAGTCAACGCCATGAATTCGGGGCTGAGGACTTTTCCGCCGGTCATGTTCAAGCCCTCGATGATCGGTATATCGAGTGTTAGGGGGTTCTCGGGCAGGATAAACCATCCAGCCAGCGCAACCCCAATGAAGGTCAATAATGTCCACACGGTGGTGAGAGGGGCGCGCCCCGTGCGTTTGCTATAGGAACGCAGGGCGAGGAAAACAACAACAGCGAGGATCAAGCCGACCAGCAGGATCAGGCGGAAGGTCGGGTATGAATCGGTCGGCAATCCCCAAGGGATGCCCACGCCGCGATTCGTCAAATAGATGTCGCCGGGCCAGATGACCGCCTCCCTGACGCGCGGCAGTTTGAGAAAAACGCCCAGATACCAAAAGATCAAAAATACCAACAGGGATAAATTGCGGATCAATTCGAGATAAAAAGCGGCAAGCCGGTTGATCAGGAAGTTGGTGGAGAGCCGCGCCACGCCCAGGATCACGCCAAAGATCGTTGATGCAATGATGCCCACAATACTGACAGAGAGCGTGTTTAGCAGACCAGCCTGATATGCCTGCCAGTAGGATGAAGTCCGGCTGTAAGCGAAGAGGGTTTCGGAAATATCAAAACCGGATATGCCGCTTAAGAAACCGTAAGTCAGGGAAATGCCCTGCCTTGCCAGTCCCGCCCGCATGTTCTGGTAGATCAGTGAAGCGACGAAAAGCAGTGCAACGACAAACAGCACCTGCCCCAGAATGTTCAGGATGCGTTCGTCGCGCCAGAATGGAATTGCTGCTTTTTGCCTTGTATCTTCCTGCATTGGCAAACCTCCCGGATACGAAAAGAGGGCAGGGAGTTATCCCCACCCTCTTTTTTCCATCAGTTTAGCGGACAGGCGGAGCGTAGAGCAAACCACCTTCGGTGTAGAGGCTGTTCAAGCCGCGCGGAATGTAGGTCGGGGTATCGGGTCCGAGGCTGCGGTTGTACACTTCCTCGTAGTTGCCGACGAGCTTGATGATGTTGTAGCCCCAGTCGTTGTCGAGACCGAGCTTCAAGCCCATATCGCCTTCGAGACCCAGCAGGCGGCGAATTTCGGGGTTGGTGGCGCTGGAACGGATGCTATCCACATTGGCGGAGGTGACACCGAATTCTTCACCGGCGATCATGGCGAAGACGGTCCACTGGGCAATGTCGAACCACTGGTCGTCGCCGTGGCGGACCATCGGTCCGAGCGGTTCCTTGGACATGGTCACATCCATGATGACGTGCGCAGACGGGTCAGCCAGAACGGTGCGGCGGGACACGAGACCGGATTTATCGGTCGTGACGGCATCACAGCGCTCTTCGGCATAGGCAGCGAAAGTGGCGTCGGCATCTTCAAAGACAGCCGGGGTATAGGAAACGCCCAAGGAAGCCATCACGTCCGCCAGGTTCAATTCGGTGGTCGTGCCGGTCTGGACGCAGATCGTGCCGCCAGCCAGGTCCTGCAGGGTGTTGATGCCGCTGTCGGCAGGGACCATCATGCCCTGACCATCATAGAAGGTGGTGGCGGTGAAGTTGCCGCCCAATTCGGTATCGCGGACAAGCGACCAGGTGGTATTGCGGCTGAGCACATCAATTTCGCCGGACTGCAGGGCAGTGAAGCGTTCCGCAGCGGTCACGGGGCGGAATTCCACCTTGGTGGCGTCACCAAAGATGGCGGCGGCAAGAGCGCGGCAATAGTCCACGTCGATGCCGGAGAAGTTACCGTCGGCATCGATATAACCAAAGCCGGGAACCTGCGAGTTCACGCCGCAGATCAGGTTGCCGCGGGCTCGGACGGTTTCAAGCGTCACGCCAAAGCCAGAGGGGGCAACCACAGCCCCTTCAGCAGGGACTTCCACGATCACGGTTTCAACAACGGTCACGGTTTCACCGCCGCCAGATACGGCTCCACCGCCACAGGCGGCAAACACAAGGCTCGCCGCGATCAGCAACGACACAATCCAAAAAGTTTTACGCATTTCTCCTCCTTGAGAAAAGTTTTATTAGGTTGGATACAATGGTTGAAGAGTATATTTTTTTACCGGGACAGTCTGCTCCTTTCCAAAGGCTTGCATGTAAGCACTTTCAAACAATGCTCTGAGCCGAAATGTGACAAAGAGATTTATGTTTATCCTGATAATGTACCTGAAAGCAGGAATCGTTCATCGCTCAGAGCGATGCGGCATTAATTTACATGCACACACCCTTAAATCAATTGTGTGTCATTATAACTTAAAACAATCAGATGTCGCCCATTCTGCGGGATGGATTCTAGCTCGTCGAAACGGGAGCAACACGCGCATTCGTCAATTTTACAAGATCGCCCACGCCGATCTGAATGTCCAATCCGCGCTGGCCGCCCGAAATATAGATCTCATCAAAGCCCTGCGCAGCCTCATCAATCACCACCTGAAAGCCTTTATTGATCAGCGCCAGCGGAGAAATGCCGCCCGCCTGCAAACCGGTCAACTGCTCGGCTTCGCGCTCGGTGGGCAGGTGCATCTTCTTCTCGCCCAAAAACGACGCCAACAGTTTCAAATTCACCACATGCGGACCGGGAACCACCGTCAGCACGGGCTTGCCTTTTTCGCGCTTCGTGACAATGGTCTTGAAAACCTGCCCTGCCGGGACGCCCATATATTCCGCCGCCTCCAACGCGCCCAGTTTCTCGGCAGGCAGTTCATGCGCCGTGTACTTTACCTTGCGCGCATCCAAAAACCTCGTGACATTATTCGTGATAGACATGGGGTGAAAATCCTGTACAATTATAAACACAATGGAGGCTGAAATGTCAGATCGCGAACAGGAGCGTCTCAAAAGATTGCGCGAACAGCAACTCCAAACGCGCGACCCGCTCACAAAACAACGCAAGATCCAGCACGGTATTTCGGTCAAGGAAAGGCGGGCGGCGCGCAAACCGTTCTCCTTCGCCAAAGCCTGGAGCGACATCCCCCACATCTTCAAGGTGCCGTTCTATGGACTTCTACTCGGTGTAACCATCACCTTCATTCTGCCCATGCTTTGGATCTCTCCATACGCCATCTTTGCCGGGGCAGGCGTCACGCTGCTCCTGATCGTCTTCGGAGCGATACTCGGCAACACACTGGATCTGCGCGACAGGATCAAAGACAACATCAAATAGACGGGTGCGCCTCATTCCACGCCGAGGCTTGATCCCACACCCGGTCATTTCACCCCTCAAAAAGACACGGAGGCATTCATGATCAGCACGCAAACCCTTTCCCAGTTCAGTCTCTTCAACGGACTGCCTGAACCGCTCCTCAAGCAGATCGCTGAGATCGGCGTACAGACATCCGCCAAAAAAGGAGAATTCGTCTTCCATGAGGGCGAAAAAGCCGATAAATTGCACTTCCTTTTAGACGGAAGCGTCGCCCTGCGCGTCAAGTTGACCTCCCGCCCGGAAAGCGTGACCGTATCCTTCGTCTCCACACCGTTTCAGAGTTTTGGCTGGTCGGGCATCGTGCCGCCGTTCCACTACACCTCCAGCGCCGAATGTGACGAGGATTCGAACCTGCTCATCATCCCTGCCCAGCCGTTCATGAAACTGATGGAAGAGAATCCGCAGGCAGGTTTTCAGGTGATGAAGCGCATCGCCGAGATCATTGCCGACCGTCTGCGAAACAGCCGTCAGGCATTGCTGAAAACGATCTAGGTTAAGAACAAGTCATCAGAAACAGGAACAGGCGCGGGGCGGGCGTGATGCGGCGCGCCTGTTTTTGATTCTTGAAATCCTGCGTAGTACAATTATCCACAATGAAGTCCATGCCTGCCACCATTCCGCTCGAAAAACTGCTGGAACAGCTCCCTGAAACCTATGGGGTCGCCGACCGGGAGTTGGTCACCCGCGCCTATCACACAGCGGAGGAGGCGCATCGCGGACAGAAGCGTCACTCGGGCGAGCCGTACATCAATCACTGCATTGCGGTGGCTGCAACTCTCGCAGACTTAAAAGTGCCTTCCGAGGTGATCGCCGCCGGGTTGTTGCATGATACCGTGGAAGACACCCCGATCACACTGGCGGATATTCGCCGTGATTTTGGGGATACGGTAAAAATTCTGGTGGATGGTGTCACAAAACTGACGCACCTGCCGCGCGTCTCCCGCGGCGACCAAC from Anaerolineales bacterium includes:
- a CDS encoding aminoacyl-tRNA deacylase; translated protein: MSITNNVTRFLDARKVKYTAHELPAEKLGALEAAEYMGVPAGQVFKTIVTKREKGKPVLTVVPGPHVVNLKLLASFLGEKKMHLPTEREAEQLTGLQAGGISPLALINKGFQVVIDEAAQGFDEIYISGGQRGLDIQIGVGDLVKLTNARVAPVSTS
- a CDS encoding cyclic nucleotide-binding domain-containing protein; this encodes MISTQTLSQFSLFNGLPEPLLKQIAEIGVQTSAKKGEFVFHEGEKADKLHFLLDGSVALRVKLTSRPESVTVSFVSTPFQSFGWSGIVPPFHYTSSAECDEDSNLLIIPAQPFMKLMEENPQAGFQVMKRIAEIIADRLRNSRQALLKTI